The following proteins are co-located in the Pan troglodytes isolate AG18354 chromosome 5, NHGRI_mPanTro3-v2.0_pri, whole genome shotgun sequence genome:
- the PRICKLE4 gene encoding prickle-like protein 4 isoform X1: MSPQGPAVLSLGSLCLDTNRAPNWTGLQTLLQQLPPQDIDERYCLALGEEERAELRLFCARRKQEALGQGVARLVLPKLEGHTCEKCRELLKPGEYGVFAAQAGEQRCWHQPCFACQACGQALINLIYFYHDGQLYCGRHHAELLRPRCPACDQLIFSWRCTEAEGQRWHENHFCCQDCAGPLGGGRYALPGGSPCCPSCFENRYSDAGSSWAGALEGQAFLGETGLDRTEGRDQASVNSATLSRTLLLAAAGGSSLQTQRGLPGSSPQQENRPGDKAEAPKGQEQCRLETIRDPKDTPFSTCSSSSDSEPEGFFLGERLPQSWKTPGSLQAEDSNASKTHCTMC; the protein is encoded by the exons ATGTCTCCTCAGGGTCCTGCAGTTCTGAGCTTGGGTTCCCTTTGCCTGGACACCAACCGAGCCCCCAACTGGACTGGACTTCAGACCCTCCTGCAGCAACTCCCTCCGCAGGACATTGAT GAGCGCTACTGCCTGGCCCTTGGGGAGGAGGAGCGGGCCGAGCTGCGGCTCTTCTGTGCCAGGCGGAAGCAGGAAGCCCTGGGACAGGGGGTAGCCCGCCTGGTACTTCCCAAGCTTGAAGGACACACCTGTGAGAAG TGTAGGGAGCTGCTGAAGCCAGGGGAGTACGGAGTGTTTGCAGCCCAGGCAGGCGAACAGCGCTGCTGGCACCAGCCTTGCTTTGCCTGCCAGGCCTGTGGCCAGGCCCTGATAAACCTCATCTACTTCTACCATGATGGACAACTCTACTGTGGCCGTCATCATGCAGAGTTGCTGCGCCCGCGCTGCCCGGCTTGTGACCAG ctgATCTTCTCCTGGCGCTGCACCGAGGCAGAGGGACAGCGCTGGCATGAGAACCACTTCTGTTGCCAGGACTGCGCCGGGCCTCTGGGCGGGGGACGTTATGCCCTGCCTGGGGGAAGCCCCTGCTGCCCCAGCTGCTTCGAGAACCGCTACTCGGATGCAGGCTCGAGCTGGGCCGGGGCACTGGAAGGGCAGGCATTCCTTG GGGAGACTGGACTCGACCGAACTGAAGGAAGGGACCAAGCCTCGGTGAACTCTGCAACCCTCTCCCGAACACTCCTTCTCGCTGCTGCCGGCGGTTCCAGCCTGCAAACTCAGAGGGGGCTGCCTGGATCCAGTCCCCAGCAGGAGAACCGACCTGGGGACAAAGCGGAGGCACCCAAAGGGCAGGAGCAATGCCGCCTGGAGACTATTCGTGATCCCAAGGACACCCCTTTCtccacctgctcctcctcctctgacTCGGAACCTGAAGGATTTTTCTTAGGCGAGCGCCTTCCCCAGTCCTGGAAGACACCCGGAAGCCTCCAAGCAGAGGACAGCAACGCCTCTAAGACGCACTGCACCATGTGCTAG
- the PRICKLE4 gene encoding prickle-like protein 4 isoform X2, whose amino-acid sequence MSPQGPAVLSLGSLCLDTNRAPNWTGLQTLLQQLPPQDIDERYCLALGEEERAELRLFCARRKQEALGQGVARLVLPKLEGHTCEKCRELLKPGEYGVFAAQAGEQRCWHQPCFACQACGQALINLIYFYHDGQLYCGRHHAELLRPRCPACDQLIFSWRCTEAEGQRWHENHFCCQDCAGPLGGGRYALPGGSPCCPSCFENRYSDAGSSWAGALEGQAFLGAPPPHPPDPSLGARSSHRASLAGAFQGPPEPTPRRGRGCGARLPPRRGRRTPSGGGGGPWRGLSAAAAARTAQGLGGAGGWASPPLAAV is encoded by the exons ATGTCTCCTCAGGGTCCTGCAGTTCTGAGCTTGGGTTCCCTTTGCCTGGACACCAACCGAGCCCCCAACTGGACTGGACTTCAGACCCTCCTGCAGCAACTCCCTCCGCAGGACATTGAT GAGCGCTACTGCCTGGCCCTTGGGGAGGAGGAGCGGGCCGAGCTGCGGCTCTTCTGTGCCAGGCGGAAGCAGGAAGCCCTGGGACAGGGGGTAGCCCGCCTGGTACTTCCCAAGCTTGAAGGACACACCTGTGAGAAG TGTAGGGAGCTGCTGAAGCCAGGGGAGTACGGAGTGTTTGCAGCCCAGGCAGGCGAACAGCGCTGCTGGCACCAGCCTTGCTTTGCCTGCCAGGCCTGTGGCCAGGCCCTGATAAACCTCATCTACTTCTACCATGATGGACAACTCTACTGTGGCCGTCATCATGCAGAGTTGCTGCGCCCGCGCTGCCCGGCTTGTGACCAG ctgATCTTCTCCTGGCGCTGCACCGAGGCAGAGGGACAGCGCTGGCATGAGAACCACTTCTGTTGCCAGGACTGCGCCGGGCCTCTGGGCGGGGGACGTTATGCCCTGCCTGGGGGAAGCCCCTGCTGCCCCAGCTGCTTCGAGAACCGCTACTCGGATGCAGGCTCGAGCTGGGCCGGGGCACTGGAAGGGCAGGCATTCCTTG GAGCGCCCCCACCGCACCCCCCAGACCCAAGCCTCGGGGCCCGCAGCTCTCACCGCGCATCCCTGGCCGGAGCGTTCCAAGGGCCGCCCGAACCCACCCCGCGCCGCGGTCGGGGTTGCGGCGCCAGACTCCCTCCCAGGCGCGGGAGGCGGACGCCCTCTGGTGGAGGCGGGGGACCCTGGCGAGGACtctcggcggcggcggcggcgcgcaCGGCCCAGGGGCTGGGCGGGGCGGGAGGCTGGGCCTCACCCCCACTAGCTGCGGTGTAG
- the TOMM6 gene encoding mitochondrial import receptor subunit TOM6 homolog isoform X1, with the protein MASSTVPVSAAGSANETPEIPDNVGDWLRGVYRFATDRNDFRRNLILNLGLFAAGVWLARNLSDIDLMAPQPGV; encoded by the exons ATGGCTTCCAGCACTGTCCCGGTGAGCGCTGCTGGCTCGGCTAATGAAACTCCCGAAATACCGGACAACGTGGGAGATTGGCTTCGGGGCGTCTACCGCTTTGCCACTGATAGGAATGACTTCCGGAG GAACTTGATACTAAATTTGGGACTCTTTGCTGCGGGAGTTTGGCTGGCCAGGAACTTGAGTGACATTGACCTCATGGCACCTCAGCCAGGGGTGTAG